The proteins below come from a single Tachypleus tridentatus isolate NWPU-2018 chromosome 13, ASM421037v1, whole genome shotgun sequence genomic window:
- the LOC143237157 gene encoding G protein-activated inward rectifier potassium channel 4-like, whose amino-acid sequence MDVKQDSFLQDMGIQEQKRSENEINDFASIETHEGFTKHLFLLDVFNKSRQVSRYRETKVIPSYHRRRLVLKNGTTNVTIKHISKRRQRYLQDLFITLVDIQWRWNLLVFAMGFITTWLGFGIIWWLITFSHGDFEHMNDKNWEPCVHNIKSFTSAFLFSLETQHTIGYGYRYINEECPEAIFVLCMQSIIGVLIQCFIVGMIFAKFSRPKKRQQTLMFSRNAIICLHDGKLCLMFRVGNMRKSTVIDPQVSLHLLKRKITAEDEIMPYYHSVLEVQHQSAKNSTLLSWPVVVVHEVNENSPLYTMSAEDLLKDTFEIIAILEGTSQSTGQFFQAKISYLPNEILWGHQFEQLLTYTRDTSEFLVDFGKLNNTYEVETPLCSAKHLYEFQSSYSLDHGNYNLEEEKLKKMASVRKFMANRSTCSI is encoded by the coding sequence ATGGATGTGAAACAGGATAGCTTCTTACAAGATATGGGAATCCAAGAACAAAAAAGATCTGAAAACGAAATCAATGACTTTGCAAGCATAGAGACACATGAGGGATTCACCAAACATCTTTTCCTGCtggatgtttttaataaaagcCGACAGGTGTCTCGGTACAGGGAGACAAAGGTCATACCAAGCTACCATAGAAGACGCCTAGTATTGAAGAATGGAACCACTAATGTTACTATTAAGCACATCTCCAAAAGACGGCAGCGCTACCTTCAGGATCTCTTTATAACACTTGTTGATATCCAGTGGAGATGGAACCTACTGGTGTTTGCAATGGGTTTCATCACCACCTGGTTAGGTTTTGGAATCATCTGGTGGTTGATTACCTTCTCACATGGAGACTTTGAACATATGAATGATAAAAACTGGGAGCCGTGTGTTCACAATATCAAATCTTTTACATCAGCTTTTCTGTTTTCTCTGGAAACTCAACATACCATAGGGTATGGGTACCGATATATTAATGAAGAATGCCCAGAAGCTATCTTTGTTCTCTGTATGCAGTCCATCATTGGAGTTCTAATTCAGTGTTTCATTGTAGGCATGATATTCGCCAAGTTCTCTCGACCAAAGAAGCGCCAACAGACTCTCATGTTCAGTCGAAATGCCATTATTTGCCTTCATGACGGTAAACTTTGTCTGATGTTCCGTGTTGGTAACATGCGAAAATCGACTGTAATTGATCCTCAAGTAAGCTTGCATTTACTTAAAAGAAAGATCACAGCAGAAGATGAGATCATGCCATACTACCATTCTGTTTTAGAGGTGCAGCACCAAAGTGCTAAAAACAGCACTCTTCTGTCGTGGCCAGTTGTAGTGGTCCATGAAGTCAATGAAAACAGCCCACTATACACCATGTCGGCTGAAGATCTTTTGAAGGACACATTTGAAATAATAGCTATCTTGGAGGGAACTTCACAGTCGACTGGTCAGTTCTTCCAAGCAAAAATCTCATATCTGCCCAACGAGATTCTTTGGGGTCACCAGTTCGAACAATTACTCACTTACACCAGAGACACTAGCGAATTTCTAGTTGACTTTGGAAAACTCAACAATACTTACGAAGTTGAAACTCCCCTTTGCAGTGCTAAACACTTATATGAGTTCCAAAGCTCATACAGCCTGGATCATGGAAACTATAACTTGGAagaagaaaaactgaagaaaatggcGTCTGTGCGCAAGTTTATGGCCAACAGGTCCACCTGCTCTATATAA